From Verrucomicrobiia bacterium:
GGCCGCCGCCCGGCGGGTAACCGCCTTTCCTGCCCCGAAAACCCTGGCCGGCCGCGCCTGCGCCCCTACACCAACCCTTCCAAAATCATCGGCAACCGCTCCAAACTGCGATTCAGCCCCGCCCGGGCAATCGCCTTGGCGCTGTCAGTTTGATTCGGGAACAGCAGATGCCACGCCGGCGATTCAAACCACGCCTCCGCCGCCACACTTTGATAATTCCCGCTCACCCCGATCTGGGCATGGCGCAACAACAAATCCGCCACATGCACCGCCGCCACAATCTGAATATGCTGGCTCGCCCGCTCCGGCGAATGATGGAACCGGGCCGACTCAATCATCACCTGCGGCAGCCGGTGCTGCTCCAGGTACAATCCCCCCAGCTCCGCATGATCCATCCCCAACACCTCAATCTCAATCGCCTGCAACGGCGCCTTGCTCTCCGCCGCCCGGCGATGAATCTCCGCAAAATGCTGCGGAAACACCGAGGCCATCACAATCTTGCCCACATCGTGCACCAGCCCCGCCACATAATCCGCCTCGTCATTGGGCATCCGCACCGCCGAAAGCACCTCGCGCGCCATGATGGCCGTGCCAATACAATGCCGCCAAAATTCCCGCCACGGAAACTCGGCGTTCCCCGCCATCTTCTGGAAATCTTCAATCACCGGCGTGACCATCGCCAACTGGCGAATCTGCCGCAGCCCCAGGTAAAACACCGCCTCCTCAATGCTGTTCACCGGCACGTTCAACCCAAAATAGACCGAGTTGACCAGCCGCAACAACCGGGCGGTCAGGCTGGGATCCCGCCGGATCACCTCGCTGATTTGCTGCGTGTAGCTTTGATCCGCCGCCAAAAGCTCCCGCAGCGCGCTGTTCACCGTGCTCAACGACGGCAGCCGCGGACACGAATGCAGCCGCGCATTGATCTGCTGCCGGTTCAACGGCGCCAACCGGTTCACTGTGGCCACTTGACTCATACTCAGAGGTCATATCGGCAGCCCCGCCCC
This genomic window contains:
- a CDS encoding HDOD domain-containing protein yields the protein MSQVATVNRLAPLNRQQINARLHSCPRLPSLSTVNSALRELLAADQSYTQQISEVIRRDPSLTARLLRLVNSVYFGLNVPVNSIEEAVFYLGLRQIRQLAMVTPVIEDFQKMAGNAEFPWREFWRHCIGTAIMAREVLSAVRMPNDEADYVAGLVHDVGKIVMASVFPQHFAEIHRRAAESKAPLQAIEIEVLGMDHAELGGLYLEQHRLPQVMIESARFHHSPERASQHIQIVAAVHVADLLLRHAQIGVSGNYQSVAAEAWFESPAWHLLFPNQTDSAKAIARAGLNRSLERLPMILEGLV